Proteins from one Catenuloplanes atrovinosus genomic window:
- a CDS encoding SDR family NAD(P)-dependent oxidoreductase codes for MRHHAIVTAGTGGIGLETALGLAAAGFAVTVVGRDAGRGARAVERITAAAPAHPARFLPADLSSLGEVRALAAHLAAEHAAPGRPLKVLVNNVGAMFAERRDAGGVEASFVVNHLSPYLLTELLLPTLSSGAPSRIVNVTSGAVGVAKRVFDAVEPPGGYYGFHWYGRAKLANLAYTLDLAARLDGSGVSVFAADPGGAATGMTNGTMDEPRIVSPGLRLLWPLVRRKFARSTVGPASVAARPSIVAATAATLEGRTGVVIGADGRPVAPFRPSTQPDIVAAVRRLSERHAPLTVS; via the coding sequence GTGCGACACCATGCGATCGTTACGGCGGGCACCGGCGGCATCGGCTTGGAAACGGCGCTCGGGCTGGCGGCTGCCGGCTTCGCCGTCACGGTTGTCGGCCGCGACGCCGGCCGGGGAGCGCGGGCGGTCGAGCGGATCACGGCGGCGGCACCGGCACACCCGGCTCGCTTCCTGCCCGCCGATCTTTCCTCGCTCGGCGAGGTCCGCGCCCTGGCCGCCCACCTCGCCGCCGAGCACGCCGCACCCGGAAGGCCGCTGAAGGTGCTCGTCAACAACGTCGGTGCGATGTTCGCCGAACGCCGGGACGCCGGCGGGGTCGAGGCATCCTTCGTCGTGAACCACCTCTCCCCGTACCTGCTGACCGAACTGCTCCTGCCCACACTGTCGAGCGGCGCGCCGAGCCGGATCGTGAACGTGACCTCGGGCGCGGTCGGTGTGGCCAAGCGCGTCTTCGACGCGGTCGAGCCACCCGGCGGCTACTACGGCTTTCACTGGTACGGCCGTGCGAAGCTCGCCAACCTGGCATACACCCTCGATCTGGCCGCACGGCTGGACGGCTCCGGGGTGTCGGTCTTCGCCGCCGACCCCGGCGGCGCGGCGACCGGCATGACCAACGGCACGATGGACGAACCGCGCATCGTCTCGCCGGGCCTGCGCCTGCTGTGGCCGCTGGTGCGGCGCAAGTTCGCCCGGTCGACCGTCGGCCCGGCGTCCGTGGCCGCCCGGCCGTCGATCGTCGCCGCCACCGCGGCGACCCTCGAGGGCCGCACCGGCGTGGTGATCGGCGCGGACGGGCGGCCGGTGGCGCCGTTCCGGCCATCGACGCAGCCGGACATCGTTGCGGCCGTGCGCCGGCTGAGCGAGCGTCACGCACCGCTGACAGTGTCCTAA
- a CDS encoding winged helix-turn-helix domain-containing protein — translation MSSTRPDLNPIINTNTRLAIMAVLAPSAEMEFATVRDLSNLSDSALSKQAAALEAAGYLSQRKGYVGRRPRTWLSLTKGGRTALRAHIAALRALIDPALDEPAP, via the coding sequence GTGAGTTCCACCCGCCCAGACCTCAACCCAATCATCAATACGAACACTCGGCTGGCGATCATGGCCGTCCTGGCGCCTTCCGCGGAGATGGAGTTCGCCACCGTGCGCGATCTCAGCAATCTGAGCGACTCAGCCCTGTCGAAACAGGCAGCCGCACTGGAAGCCGCCGGATATCTCTCCCAGCGCAAGGGCTACGTCGGTCGCCGCCCCCGAACCTGGCTGTCCCTCACAAAAGGCGGCCGCACCGCCCTCCGCGCACACATCGCCGCGTTACGCGCGCTGATCGACCCGGCCCTCGACGAGCCGGCACCGTAA
- a CDS encoding acyl-CoA dehydrogenase family protein, whose protein sequence is MSTIPSFDAFQLSEDHDAVREAVRAVCDAKVAPNAAEADEKAEFPVASYDALRAADFHAPHIPERFGGAGADALATAIVIEEVARACASSSLIPAVNKLGTMPLLLAGSLPLQERYLRPVAAGEAMFSYCLSEPEAGSDAASMTTRAERDGDHYVLNGAKRWITNAGVSDFYTVFAVTSPADRSRGISAFVVEKADNGVSFGAPEKKLGIKGSPTREVYFDNVRIPADRMIGDPGTGFATAMRTLDHTRVTIAAQAVGIAQGALDFALGYVKERRQFGRPIADFQGLQFMLADMGMKLEAARQLTYVAAGKSERGDADLTYFGAAAKCFASDAAMDITTDAVQLLGGYGYTHDYPVERMMRDAKITQIYEGTNQVQRIVMSRQLLKG, encoded by the coding sequence ATGTCGACAATCCCATCGTTCGATGCGTTCCAGCTCTCCGAAGATCATGATGCGGTACGTGAAGCGGTTCGCGCGGTGTGTGACGCCAAGGTCGCCCCAAATGCCGCCGAAGCGGACGAAAAGGCCGAGTTCCCGGTGGCTTCCTACGACGCGCTGCGGGCCGCGGATTTTCACGCACCTCACATCCCGGAGCGCTTCGGCGGGGCCGGCGCGGACGCGCTCGCGACCGCCATCGTGATCGAGGAGGTGGCCCGCGCCTGCGCCTCCTCCTCGCTGATCCCGGCCGTGAACAAGCTCGGCACCATGCCGTTGCTGCTGGCAGGCTCGCTGCCGCTGCAGGAGCGGTACCTCCGCCCGGTCGCCGCCGGGGAGGCGATGTTCAGCTACTGCCTCTCCGAACCCGAGGCGGGCAGCGACGCCGCGTCGATGACCACCCGCGCCGAACGTGACGGCGATCACTATGTGCTCAACGGCGCCAAGCGGTGGATCACGAACGCGGGCGTCTCTGACTTCTACACGGTCTTCGCGGTGACGTCCCCCGCCGACCGCTCCCGCGGCATCTCCGCCTTCGTCGTGGAGAAGGCGGACAACGGCGTGTCGTTCGGCGCGCCGGAGAAGAAGCTCGGCATCAAGGGCTCACCCACCCGCGAGGTCTACTTCGACAACGTGCGCATCCCCGCCGACCGCATGATCGGCGACCCCGGCACCGGCTTCGCCACCGCCATGCGCACGCTCGACCACACCCGCGTCACCATCGCCGCGCAGGCCGTCGGCATCGCCCAGGGGGCACTGGACTTCGCGCTCGGGTACGTCAAGGAGCGCCGCCAGTTCGGCCGCCCGATCGCCGACTTCCAGGGCCTCCAGTTCATGCTCGCCGACATGGGCATGAAACTCGAGGCGGCCCGCCAGCTCACCTACGTCGCCGCCGGCAAGTCCGAACGCGGCGACGCCGACCTCACCTACTTCGGCGCCGCCGCCAAGTGCTTCGCCTCCGACGCCGCCATGGACATCACCACCGACGCCGTCCAACTCCTCGGCGGCTACGGCTACACCCACGACTACCCCGTCGAACGCATGATGCGCGACGCCAAAATCACCCAGATCTACGAGGGCACGAACCAGGTGCAGCGGATCGTGATGTCGAGGCAGCTGCTCAAGGGCTGA
- a CDS encoding UDP-glucose dehydrogenase family protein: MTIPYPTSQSVQAIAPVTPPSGAPRPRLTFLGTGYLGATYAICFAELGYEVVGFDVDEAKIAKLSAGSVPFHEPGLDELLRRNLASGRLRFTTDYAETAEHGDVHFICVGTPQRADGMGADLSYVEAAVTGLAQHMSRKALIVGKSTVPVGTAEWIEQLVGKHADPDLGIEVAWSPEFLQEGFAVEDVLRPNRIVVGVKTDWANSMLFAAHKGVFDLAATEDREVPMVVTDFATAELVKVAANAFLATKISFINAMAEVCEVAGGDVTQLSKAIGYDPRIGNRFLQAGVGFGGGCLPKDIRAFQARAQELGAGEALRFLHEVDLINLRRRTKVLQVAADLLGRRFGPAGPDLSGTKIAVLGATFKPNSDDVRDAPALAVAALLRKAGADVHTYDPQGNENAARALPTVTYEDSMTAAVQDADLVCVLTEWAEFRNADPVALGEIARGKKVIDGRNCLDSTVWTAAGWEYRGMGRP, translated from the coding sequence GTGACGATCCCCTACCCCACCAGCCAGTCCGTGCAAGCGATCGCCCCGGTGACCCCGCCGTCCGGCGCGCCGCGACCGAGGTTGACCTTCCTCGGCACGGGCTACCTCGGCGCCACCTACGCGATCTGCTTCGCGGAGCTGGGCTACGAGGTGGTGGGCTTCGATGTGGACGAGGCCAAGATCGCAAAGCTGTCCGCCGGTTCGGTGCCGTTCCACGAGCCCGGCCTGGACGAGCTGCTGCGTCGCAACCTCGCCTCCGGCCGACTGCGGTTCACCACCGACTACGCCGAGACGGCCGAGCACGGTGACGTGCACTTCATCTGCGTGGGCACCCCGCAGCGCGCCGACGGAATGGGCGCGGACCTCTCCTATGTCGAGGCCGCCGTGACCGGCCTCGCGCAGCACATGTCCCGCAAGGCGCTGATCGTGGGCAAGTCCACGGTCCCGGTCGGCACCGCCGAGTGGATCGAGCAGCTGGTCGGCAAGCACGCCGACCCGGACCTCGGCATCGAGGTCGCCTGGAGCCCCGAGTTCCTCCAGGAGGGCTTCGCGGTCGAGGACGTGCTCCGCCCGAACCGCATCGTGGTCGGCGTCAAGACCGACTGGGCGAACAGCATGCTCTTCGCCGCGCACAAGGGCGTCTTCGACCTGGCCGCCACGGAGGACCGCGAGGTTCCGATGGTGGTCACCGACTTCGCCACCGCCGAGCTGGTCAAGGTCGCGGCGAACGCGTTCCTGGCCACCAAGATCTCGTTCATCAACGCGATGGCCGAGGTCTGCGAGGTCGCCGGCGGCGACGTCACCCAGCTCTCCAAGGCGATCGGGTACGACCCGCGCATCGGCAACCGCTTCCTCCAGGCCGGCGTCGGCTTCGGCGGCGGCTGCCTGCCGAAGGACATCCGCGCGTTCCAGGCGCGGGCGCAGGAGCTGGGCGCCGGCGAGGCGCTGCGCTTCCTGCACGAGGTCGACCTGATCAACCTGCGCCGCCGCACCAAGGTGCTGCAGGTCGCGGCCGACCTGCTCGGCCGCCGCTTCGGCCCGGCCGGCCCGGACCTGTCCGGCACCAAGATCGCGGTGCTCGGCGCCACGTTCAAGCCGAACTCGGACGACGTACGCGACGCTCCGGCGCTCGCGGTCGCGGCGCTGCTGCGCAAGGCTGGCGCGGACGTGCACACGTACGACCCGCAGGGCAACGAGAACGCCGCCCGCGCGCTGCCCACGGTCACCTACGAGGACAGCATGACCGCGGCGGTGCAGGACGCGGACCTGGTCTGCGTGCTGACCGAGTGGGCCGAGTTCCGCAACGCCGACCCGGTCGCGCTCGGCGAGATCGCCCGGGGCAAGAAGGTCATCGACGGCCGGAACTGCCTGGACAGCACGGTGTGGACCGCGGCCGGCTGGGAGTACCGGGGCATGGGCCGCCCGTAA
- a CDS encoding SCO7613 C-terminal domain-containing membrane protein codes for MATYPCASCGRQINPAVRCPYCGHINTFQEEIARIDAAMAELKQRDMKLAKERAQLAADLNTAMFQRDTLRAANTVREKAQEKARGQSRRTRRRTVRPAASPMAGARTAVMDEPPPPPPPGSRPRVVPLDEEPMPEHAETSSRSVQNLILGLAWLVLGTAAVVFVAVAIGNVDSVARVAILLLAALAMLALAPVVERRGLSSTAETISAIGIVLVPLGGYAIHEVQALGGSTVADEFFLGVTFAVTAGVAAAYAGMTALATPRYAMVLALQPVLPLLLSQTAGNSATAWALVFTLVALLDLALTRVLLRFGTLAPSWPRGRTVTVPPPRRPGARPEGDEEEPDAVLTAETERMPRTAPPSARYLTELIWALFGVAVVVAVLFATVAVLRADTAPAAYRSALVLLLSAGAGLAGAMLLRRPGLRDLAAGAMTLAVIGAIARIAAVAVPGRALVAIAAAVALTGVGVRMLPAHLRRGPQLASAVALTVLTLVVAIAAIPAAVAPVRAALPPWATDLTTYAARLTDLAGNPDWQLALSALFITIAAALALPAEVRYESAVAGVAVTALTVPASLELPWSEAPWPLVVGAIGIGLAGLAARTRNGAYAHVIAAAVVGIAGAGAAVSRPWLTAAVLTALAGAGVMIAVGSQLIPRERLFAWVIGDWAKGGAAFAFPGAVAAAVAAVSVPEDPDAALPILAASFLAVSMTLGYAAVNQVAQRAISLPVTVGAGLGALAVAAASFGANGASAADMLVGALLLVAAVLLFLTPQIDSNRRSDMVLDGADVAAAAATVAVIGALARVGAIAFPDSQLAVAALMVLIVAAGAWLLPADWRRGPTAGVTVAGAVVAAIAGYLAIGAGLRALAISGSLWDADLTTWTTSPSTGGAEVPIALLMLAGAAALALNRPLAYNAAAGCVALATVSAPAALGWPWWSPIVVGGLVALIYGVAAVLTTVPSAGYARFTAAIVVALHAAAASVVRPWTTAAALAMIAAIGVLVATLAGDQGPLARRVRAARATVGDLEAGRIDLPRHLPLIGGAGAGAALLAAPGVFASFAAHLGRDVDVVLLSALAGSALGLAVLATIGRDIPQYLPYTTIGLTGGATITALASLPTDHPAALYAAAAALLGVLAELLRGGTNPPARVVTTAQRWSPSASGRFQDIFARAMTVSRRWTVSPAMGALYAGALPAIIAVVLILPYLMAALVTPYQQLQSIWGGPVAALLDPLPDRPLDATSVLAALLLTGVATLAALGFSGDRPLLSVPVILPGLAATILIAPVALDYNWPTATTAALAVFTISMLGLALTPTLYTAAARPLRASRILVFVIGMLAGGAGLAGALATRPLTLFTLGAAVGVGLVAALGGRVEISRILGWLFGAIMAQLFVVTLVLTAGRDRYWAAFGVLAVGAALLIASAMLPRLRDPRAVREAYAVEWTGYAAAVLALALAFDSAPHVAALLAAWGAVLGLASSRPRAESERRMLFWISVGLEVGAWLLLMVVADVALPEAYTLPFAALALLIGWLESRRREELSSWYAYGPALIAAFLPTLVLVISRETTGVRQIALLIGALVCLVVGSRYQQQAPLIIGAVVTTIATLHFVITLVSAWLVLVPVGLLLLILGATNENRRRAMAFRGNLGRMR; via the coding sequence ATGGCAACCTATCCCTGCGCTTCCTGCGGCCGGCAGATCAACCCGGCGGTGCGCTGCCCCTACTGCGGGCACATCAACACGTTCCAGGAGGAGATCGCCCGGATAGACGCCGCCATGGCGGAGCTGAAGCAGCGCGACATGAAGCTCGCCAAGGAGCGCGCGCAACTCGCCGCGGATCTGAACACCGCCATGTTCCAGCGGGACACGCTGCGCGCCGCCAACACGGTCCGGGAGAAGGCGCAGGAGAAGGCGCGCGGGCAGAGCCGCCGCACCCGGCGCCGCACGGTCCGGCCCGCCGCGTCGCCCATGGCGGGCGCGCGCACCGCGGTGATGGACGAGCCTCCGCCTCCGCCGCCGCCCGGCAGCCGCCCCCGGGTCGTACCGCTGGACGAGGAGCCGATGCCGGAGCACGCGGAGACCTCGTCCCGCTCCGTGCAGAACCTCATCCTGGGCCTCGCCTGGCTGGTGCTCGGCACGGCGGCCGTGGTGTTCGTCGCGGTCGCGATCGGCAACGTCGACTCCGTCGCGCGGGTGGCGATCCTGCTGCTCGCGGCGCTGGCCATGCTCGCGCTCGCGCCGGTGGTGGAACGGCGCGGCCTCAGCTCCACCGCCGAGACGATCTCCGCGATCGGCATCGTGCTGGTTCCGCTGGGCGGCTACGCCATCCACGAGGTGCAGGCGCTCGGCGGCAGCACGGTGGCCGACGAGTTCTTCCTGGGCGTGACGTTCGCGGTCACCGCCGGCGTCGCCGCGGCGTACGCGGGCATGACCGCGCTGGCCACCCCGCGGTACGCGATGGTGCTCGCGCTCCAGCCGGTGCTGCCGCTGCTGCTGTCCCAGACCGCCGGCAACAGCGCCACCGCCTGGGCGCTGGTCTTCACGCTGGTCGCGCTGCTCGACCTCGCGCTCACCCGGGTGCTGCTCCGGTTCGGCACGCTGGCCCCGAGCTGGCCGCGCGGCCGCACGGTCACGGTGCCGCCGCCGCGCCGGCCGGGCGCGCGGCCCGAGGGCGACGAGGAGGAGCCGGACGCGGTCCTGACCGCGGAGACGGAGCGGATGCCGCGCACCGCGCCGCCGTCCGCCCGCTACCTGACGGAGCTGATCTGGGCGCTGTTCGGCGTGGCGGTGGTGGTCGCGGTCCTGTTCGCCACCGTCGCGGTGCTCCGGGCGGACACCGCGCCCGCGGCGTACCGCTCGGCCCTGGTGCTGTTGCTCTCCGCCGGTGCCGGGCTGGCCGGCGCGATGCTGCTGCGCCGCCCCGGTCTGCGCGATCTGGCCGCCGGCGCGATGACGCTCGCGGTGATCGGCGCGATCGCGCGGATCGCGGCGGTCGCGGTGCCCGGGCGCGCGCTCGTCGCCATCGCGGCCGCGGTCGCGCTGACCGGCGTCGGCGTCCGGATGCTCCCGGCCCACCTGCGCCGCGGCCCGCAGTTGGCGTCCGCGGTGGCGCTGACCGTGCTCACACTGGTGGTGGCGATCGCCGCGATCCCGGCCGCGGTCGCGCCGGTCCGCGCCGCGCTGCCGCCGTGGGCCACGGACCTGACGACGTACGCGGCGCGGCTGACCGACCTGGCCGGCAATCCGGACTGGCAGCTCGCGCTGAGCGCGCTGTTCATCACGATCGCGGCCGCGCTGGCGCTGCCCGCGGAGGTCCGCTACGAGAGCGCGGTCGCCGGTGTGGCCGTGACCGCGCTGACCGTGCCCGCGTCGCTGGAACTGCCCTGGTCGGAGGCACCCTGGCCGCTGGTGGTCGGCGCCATCGGCATCGGCCTGGCCGGGCTCGCCGCGCGCACCCGCAACGGCGCGTACGCGCACGTCATCGCGGCGGCCGTGGTCGGCATCGCCGGTGCGGGCGCCGCCGTGTCCCGCCCGTGGCTGACCGCGGCCGTGCTCACCGCGCTGGCCGGCGCGGGCGTCATGATCGCGGTCGGCTCGCAGCTCATCCCGCGCGAGCGCCTCTTCGCCTGGGTGATCGGCGACTGGGCCAAGGGCGGCGCCGCGTTCGCGTTCCCCGGCGCGGTCGCCGCCGCGGTGGCCGCGGTCTCCGTGCCCGAGGACCCGGACGCCGCGCTGCCGATCCTGGCCGCCAGCTTTCTCGCCGTGTCGATGACGCTCGGCTACGCCGCGGTCAACCAGGTGGCGCAGCGCGCGATCAGCCTGCCGGTCACGGTCGGCGCCGGGCTCGGCGCGCTCGCGGTCGCTGCCGCGTCGTTCGGCGCCAACGGCGCCTCGGCCGCGGACATGCTGGTCGGCGCGCTGCTGCTGGTCGCGGCCGTGCTGCTGTTCCTCACCCCGCAGATAGACTCCAACCGCCGGTCGGACATGGTCCTGGACGGCGCGGACGTCGCCGCGGCCGCCGCGACCGTCGCGGTCATCGGCGCGCTCGCCCGGGTCGGCGCGATCGCGTTCCCGGACTCGCAGCTCGCGGTCGCCGCGCTGATGGTGCTGATCGTCGCGGCCGGCGCCTGGCTGCTGCCGGCCGACTGGCGGCGCGGCCCCACCGCCGGCGTCACGGTGGCCGGCGCGGTCGTGGCCGCGATCGCCGGATACCTGGCGATCGGCGCCGGCCTGCGCGCGTTGGCGATCTCCGGCTCGCTCTGGGACGCGGACCTGACCACGTGGACCACCTCGCCCTCCACCGGCGGCGCCGAGGTGCCGATCGCGCTGCTCATGCTGGCGGGCGCGGCGGCGCTCGCGCTCAACCGGCCGCTGGCCTACAACGCGGCCGCCGGGTGCGTCGCGCTGGCCACCGTCTCCGCGCCGGCCGCGCTCGGCTGGCCCTGGTGGTCGCCGATCGTGGTCGGCGGGCTGGTCGCGCTGATCTACGGCGTGGCGGCCGTGCTGACCACGGTGCCGTCCGCCGGGTACGCCCGGTTCACCGCCGCGATCGTGGTCGCGCTGCACGCGGCCGCCGCCAGCGTGGTGCGCCCGTGGACCACCGCCGCCGCGCTTGCCATGATCGCCGCGATCGGCGTGCTGGTCGCCACGCTCGCCGGTGACCAGGGCCCGCTCGCCCGGCGGGTACGGGCCGCGCGCGCCACGGTCGGCGACCTGGAGGCCGGGCGGATCGACCTGCCACGGCACCTGCCACTGATCGGCGGCGCCGGGGCCGGGGCCGCGCTGCTGGCCGCGCCGGGTGTGTTCGCCTCGTTCGCCGCGCACCTCGGCCGTGACGTGGACGTGGTGCTGCTCTCCGCGCTGGCCGGGTCCGCGCTCGGGCTCGCGGTGCTGGCCACGATCGGGCGCGACATCCCGCAGTACCTGCCGTACACCACGATCGGCCTCACCGGCGGCGCCACGATCACGGCGCTGGCCTCGCTGCCGACCGACCACCCGGCCGCGCTCTACGCCGCCGCGGCGGCACTGCTCGGCGTGCTGGCGGAGCTGCTGCGCGGCGGCACCAACCCGCCCGCGCGGGTGGTCACCACGGCACAGCGGTGGTCGCCCAGCGCCAGCGGCCGGTTCCAGGACATCTTCGCCCGGGCGATGACCGTGAGCCGCCGGTGGACGGTCAGCCCGGCGATGGGCGCGCTCTACGCGGGCGCGCTGCCGGCGATCATCGCGGTGGTGCTGATCCTGCCGTACCTGATGGCCGCGCTGGTCACGCCGTACCAGCAGCTCCAGTCGATCTGGGGCGGCCCGGTCGCCGCACTGCTCGACCCGCTGCCGGACCGGCCGCTGGACGCCACCAGCGTGCTGGCCGCGCTGCTGCTCACCGGCGTCGCCACGCTCGCCGCGCTGGGCTTCAGCGGCGACCGGCCGCTGCTGTCCGTACCCGTGATCCTGCCCGGCCTGGCCGCGACGATCCTCATCGCGCCGGTCGCGCTGGACTACAACTGGCCGACCGCGACCACGGCCGCGCTGGCGGTCTTCACCATCTCCATGCTCGGCCTGGCGCTCACGCCCACGCTCTACACGGCCGCGGCGCGTCCGCTGCGCGCGTCCCGCATCCTGGTGTTCGTCATCGGCATGCTGGCCGGCGGCGCCGGGCTGGCCGGCGCGCTCGCCACCCGGCCGCTCACGCTGTTCACGCTGGGCGCCGCGGTCGGCGTCGGCCTGGTCGCCGCGCTCGGCGGCCGGGTGGAGATCTCCCGCATCCTCGGCTGGCTGTTCGGCGCGATCATGGCGCAGCTGTTCGTGGTGACGCTGGTGCTGACCGCGGGCCGGGACCGCTACTGGGCCGCGTTCGGCGTGCTGGCGGTCGGCGCCGCGCTGCTGATCGCCAGCGCGATGCTGCCGCGCCTGCGCGACCCGCGCGCGGTGCGGGAGGCGTACGCGGTCGAGTGGACCGGATACGCGGCCGCGGTGCTGGCGCTGGCGCTCGCCTTCGACTCCGCACCGCACGTCGCGGCGCTGCTGGCCGCCTGGGGCGCGGTGCTCGGCCTCGCGTCCAGCCGGCCGCGCGCCGAGTCCGAGCGGCGGATGCTGTTCTGGATCTCGGTCGGCCTGGAGGTCGGCGCGTGGCTGCTGCTCATGGTGGTCGCGGACGTGGCGCTCCCGGAGGCGTACACGTTGCCCTTCGCCGCGCTCGCGCTGCTCATCGGCTGGCTGGAGTCCCGCCGCCGGGAGGAGCTGAGCAGCTGGTACGCGTACGGTCCCGCGCTGATCGCCGCGTTCCTGCCCACGCTGGTGCTGGTCATCTCCCGGGAGACGACCGGCGTCCGGCAGATCGCGCTGCTCATCGGCGCGCTGGTCTGCCTGGTCGTCGGCTCCCGCTACCAGCAGCAGGCGCCGCTGATCATCGGCGCGGTGGTCACCACCATCGCCACGCTGCACTTCGTCATCACGCTGGTGAGCGCCTGGCTGGTACTGGTGCCGGTCGGGCTTCTGCTGCTCATCCTCGGCGCCACGAACGAGAACCGGCGCCGGGCCATGGCCTTCCGCGGCAACCTCGGCCGCATGCGGTAG
- a CDS encoding sigma-70 family RNA polymerase sigma factor, with amino-acid sequence MLEQTSVDHDLDVRAERYVQQRGAAASDAERRRLREEFIRDALPFAGRLAGRYYGRGEPAEDLDQVARIGLVKTVDRYDADRGSFTAFAVVTIRGELRRHFRDHTWGVHVPRRLQDLGVGLNRATGTLSTRYARVPTDEELAGFLGVGEADVRAARMSLAAYLPISLNRQLTAEEEIEFGDLFGAPDPSLAAVDDRAAMKRLLQRLPQRDRRLLALRYWGNLTQAEIAEQFGISQMQVSRLLARALAWLRTALLSDVVPPWPGATDEPEARVVLHNEPGGTRHAYVHGEVDRDGAADLQARLLSALCAGHPRRLVVDLCGVPSMDAAGLRALAAVHTAALGRRVELRVTGVTPHLAHLMTATGLGFLLRP; translated from the coding sequence ATGCTCGAGCAGACCAGCGTGGATCACGATCTCGACGTGCGCGCGGAGCGCTACGTCCAGCAGCGGGGCGCCGCCGCGTCCGACGCCGAGCGGCGCCGGCTCCGCGAGGAGTTCATCCGCGACGCGCTCCCGTTCGCCGGTCGCCTGGCCGGCCGCTACTACGGCCGCGGCGAGCCCGCCGAGGACCTCGACCAGGTCGCCCGGATCGGCCTGGTCAAGACCGTCGACCGGTACGACGCCGACCGCGGCTCGTTCACCGCGTTCGCCGTGGTGACGATACGGGGTGAGCTGCGCCGGCACTTCCGGGACCACACCTGGGGCGTGCACGTGCCCCGCCGCCTGCAGGATCTCGGCGTCGGCCTGAATCGCGCGACCGGCACGCTGTCCACCCGGTACGCGCGCGTTCCCACGGACGAGGAACTGGCCGGTTTCCTCGGGGTCGGCGAGGCGGACGTGCGCGCCGCCCGCATGTCGCTCGCCGCGTACCTGCCGATCTCGCTCAACCGGCAGCTGACCGCGGAGGAGGAGATCGAGTTCGGCGACCTGTTCGGCGCGCCGGACCCGTCGCTGGCCGCGGTCGACGACCGGGCCGCGATGAAGCGGCTGCTGCAACGCCTGCCGCAGCGGGATCGCCGGCTGCTGGCGCTGCGCTACTGGGGCAACCTGACCCAGGCCGAGATCGCCGAGCAGTTCGGCATCTCGCAGATGCAGGTCTCCCGGCTGCTCGCCCGCGCGCTCGCCTGGCTGCGGACCGCGTTGCTCAGCGACGTCGTGCCGCCGTGGCCGGGCGCCACCGACGAGCCCGAGGCGCGGGTAGTGCTGCACAACGAGCCGGGCGGGACGCGGCACGCCTACGTGCACGGCGAGGTCGACCGGGACGGCGCGGCCGATCTCCAGGCCCGGCTGCTGTCCGCGCTCTGCGCCGGGCACCCGCGCCGGCTGGTGGTGGACCTGTGCGGCGTGCCGTCGATGGACGCGGCCGGCCTGCGCGCGCTGGCCGCGGTGCACACGGCCGCGCTCGGCCGGCGGGTGGAGCTGCGGGTCACCGGCGTGACGCCGCACCTGGCCCACCTGATGACCGCGACCGGCCTCGGCTTCCTGCTCCGCCCCTGA
- a CDS encoding STAS domain-containing protein: protein MLTWTVDPNESRAVVTLRGDLSVGETGRLRTALLKCLAEQPEALLVDLSGLRVLEPHALSVFTAVTRQAATWPGMPVLLCGSAPATAELLAGGGFGKLSVTADLAEAHALLDAGGSGMQMMADDLLPIRGAARHARDVVTDACARWSLPHLVAPATVIAGEMVANVIDHVGTMMTLRVSLRSRFLYVAVRDGSSEPPTPLRPPFRPGAGLALIHASATHWGWMPAADGKVVWAALSLRGDAGSDV from the coding sequence GTGCTGACCTGGACCGTCGATCCGAACGAGAGCCGTGCCGTGGTCACCCTGCGCGGTGACCTGTCGGTGGGCGAGACCGGCCGGTTACGTACCGCGCTGCTCAAATGCCTGGCGGAACAGCCCGAGGCGCTGCTCGTGGACCTGTCCGGCCTGCGGGTGCTGGAGCCACACGCGCTGAGCGTGTTCACCGCCGTGACCCGGCAGGCGGCGACCTGGCCCGGCATGCCGGTGCTGCTCTGCGGCTCGGCGCCGGCCACGGCCGAACTGCTGGCCGGTGGCGGGTTCGGCAAGCTGTCCGTCACGGCGGATCTGGCGGAGGCGCACGCGCTCCTCGACGCCGGCGGCTCCGGGATGCAGATGATGGCGGACGACCTGCTGCCCATCCGCGGCGCGGCCCGGCACGCGCGCGACGTGGTCACCGACGCATGCGCCCGGTGGTCGCTGCCGCACCTGGTCGCGCCCGCGACCGTGATCGCGGGCGAGATGGTGGCGAACGTGATCGACCACGTCGGGACGATGATGACGCTGCGCGTCTCGCTGCGGTCGCGGTTCCTCTACGTGGCGGTCCGGGACGGCTCGTCGGAGCCGCCGACGCCGCTGCGGCCGCCGTTCCGTCCCGGTGCCGGGCTGGCGCTGATCCACGCGTCCGCGACCCACTGGGGCTGGATGCCGGCCGCTGACGGCAAGGTGGTCTGGGCGGCGCTGTCCCTCCGGGGCGACGCCGGGTCCGACGTCTGA